The following are encoded in a window of Rhodothermales bacterium genomic DNA:
- a CDS encoding malectin domain-containing carbohydrate-binding protein, which translates to MAPSASGNVVTGELRVWHRVSVSFTGPQTSETAAVNPFSDYRLNVTFTHAASGAVYIVPGFYAADGNAAESSAVSGATWRVHFVPDRDGVWTYTASFRTGAFVAISDLATAGVATSFDGASGSFTVLPTNKTGVDYRGKGLLRYVGGHHYQFAGNGEYYIKTGADTPENLLAYADFDGTFDTVCNTEPINNSIHYYTPHVDHWTAGDPTWKSTKGKGLIGGLNYLSSVGVNSVYFLTYNLDGGDGCDVWPWTTNTVRDRFDVSKLEQWEKVFSHMDAKGIQLHMVLSERQNGKAIGPIGGADNSGLNDIRKLYYRELAARFSHHLALQWNLGEENTNTDPQKREFAAFIRKIDPYDHPITVHTGDGAAFDYYDARLGDPAFEATSLQALGTEYNALAIHHRTNSAQAGRKWAVYGDEQAPNAGNERADELRKGPLWGNLMGGGAGVEWYTAFDLGLEDWSRFFLLWEQMRYARTFFETHLPFEEMEPMNALTVNVDDFVFGKDEEMYAVYLPAGGTALLNLAGVSGTFDVFWYNPRTGGELKTSSVQSVVGGAIVSLGLPPSETNNDWVALVKSTDAPANLPPVASFTYGAEAGNPLTVLFNGSSSSDPDGTIVSHHWTFGDGKFVTETNPAHTYAAAGTYEISLTVTDDDGAIATVLGSVSVSSSTNLPLVSLSITAFTSAEPGGTGNNGKIQVARTGDLSLPVTVQFAFGGVAVMGVDYEAINDNLTLSAGDNISNFAVKPIDDVLFEGTESVIITLLPGAGYAIDPLAGVVLLDLLDNDSATDLDPLYRVNAGGNAESDEVLVWDRDTKNKPSDYVNAGTGDNATNRYTFNGVNNTSAPTGLFGSRRWDPAGSAEMQWDFSVSLAGLYDIRLYFAETDNATDAPGDRIFDVSIEGAVVLDNYDVVADVGMQTAVMQRFVVNVSDGNIDIDFGHVYDNPFVSAIEILPTAGTSTGSTSVGDRPAINRSFAQVIGEDWSLVGVPIAVNAIGMPVPQEQQQALAYEGASYLDVRTLVAGRGYWMRAETDLVRAFDGLRMDSVAVAVEAGWNLIAGPSCSVDIDAIDGGDVLVPETLYAYSADRGYHAMRRLEQGVGYWVMARADGELHMVCHALATTIEPVEADAALESFGQLRLSDANGASQLLFFGGEMDDAAQLRHALPPKPPADMFDARFSNQGGLSEATSAIIELRSSAFPIQLDLDRLPRVAGGEYVVTLLKGGREVEDIHVSAGEPVLIEDFTVEALKLQPADQWAAALPEAFSVSGNFPNPFTASTAIVMDLPDAADVAVEVFDLIGRRVASVPAQALDAGRGRRVEIDADGLASGVYLYRVEALMPGHTAT; encoded by the coding sequence GTGGCTCCATCCGCGTCCGGCAATGTGGTAACCGGCGAATTGCGCGTCTGGCACCGGGTGAGCGTATCCTTCACGGGTCCACAGACCAGCGAAACGGCCGCCGTGAATCCATTCTCGGATTACCGGCTCAATGTCACATTCACCCATGCGGCGAGCGGAGCGGTGTACATCGTGCCCGGATTTTATGCGGCCGACGGCAATGCGGCCGAATCCAGCGCGGTATCAGGCGCGACATGGCGGGTGCATTTTGTGCCGGATCGGGATGGGGTGTGGACATATACAGCCTCGTTTCGGACCGGTGCGTTTGTAGCGATCAGTGATCTGGCCACCGCCGGTGTCGCTACGTCGTTTGATGGCGCCTCGGGTTCGTTCACCGTGCTGCCAACCAATAAAACGGGCGTGGACTACCGGGGCAAAGGGCTTCTGCGGTACGTGGGCGGCCACCACTATCAGTTCGCCGGCAACGGTGAGTACTACATCAAGACCGGCGCCGACACGCCCGAGAACTTGCTCGCCTACGCCGATTTCGACGGCACGTTCGATACGGTGTGTAATACCGAGCCCATCAACAACTCGATCCACTACTACACGCCACATGTCGACCACTGGACGGCCGGCGATCCTACCTGGAAGAGCACAAAAGGCAAGGGCCTCATCGGCGGGCTCAATTACCTCAGCAGTGTGGGCGTCAACAGCGTCTACTTCCTGACCTACAACCTCGACGGAGGAGACGGCTGTGACGTGTGGCCTTGGACCACCAATACGGTGCGCGACCGCTTCGACGTCAGTAAACTCGAACAGTGGGAGAAGGTGTTCAGCCACATGGATGCAAAAGGCATCCAGCTGCACATGGTGTTGAGCGAACGCCAGAATGGGAAGGCTATCGGTCCTATCGGCGGCGCGGATAACAGTGGGCTCAACGACATCCGCAAGTTGTATTATCGCGAGCTCGCCGCGCGCTTCAGCCACCATCTGGCGTTGCAGTGGAATCTGGGTGAGGAGAACACGAACACCGATCCCCAGAAGCGCGAATTCGCGGCGTTTATTCGGAAGATCGACCCCTACGATCATCCGATCACGGTTCACACGGGCGATGGTGCGGCCTTCGACTATTACGACGCCCGTTTGGGCGATCCAGCGTTCGAGGCGACTTCGCTCCAGGCGCTCGGCACCGAATACAACGCCCTCGCCATCCACCACCGCACGAACAGCGCTCAAGCCGGCCGCAAATGGGCCGTTTATGGCGACGAACAAGCCCCTAACGCCGGCAACGAACGCGCCGACGAACTGCGCAAAGGACCGCTCTGGGGCAACTTGATGGGGGGCGGCGCCGGCGTCGAATGGTATACGGCATTCGACCTCGGATTGGAAGACTGGAGCCGCTTCTTTTTGCTCTGGGAGCAGATGCGGTATGCGCGCACATTCTTCGAGACCCATCTACCCTTCGAGGAGATGGAGCCAATGAATGCGCTCACGGTGAACGTGGACGACTTTGTCTTCGGCAAAGACGAGGAGATGTATGCGGTCTACCTGCCGGCCGGCGGCACCGCGCTGTTGAATCTGGCGGGGGTGAGTGGAACATTTGATGTGTTCTGGTACAACCCGCGCACGGGCGGCGAGCTGAAGACGAGTAGCGTACAGAGCGTCGTCGGTGGTGCGATTGTGTCCCTCGGCCTCCCGCCGTCGGAGACCAATAACGATTGGGTCGCTCTCGTGAAGTCGACGGATGCCCCGGCCAACCTGCCGCCCGTGGCGTCGTTTACGTATGGCGCGGAGGCCGGCAATCCGCTGACCGTCCTGTTTAATGGCTCGTCCTCCAGCGATCCGGATGGAACGATCGTCAGCCACCACTGGACCTTCGGCGACGGGAAGTTCGTCACCGAGACGAACCCGGCGCATACCTATGCTGCGGCCGGGACGTACGAAATCTCTCTGACCGTCACCGATGATGATGGCGCGATCGCGACCGTTCTCGGCAGCGTGTCCGTCTCGTCGTCGACGAATCTGCCGCTCGTTTCACTGAGCATCACCGCCTTTACCTCGGCCGAGCCGGGCGGGACGGGAAATAATGGGAAGATCCAGGTGGCGCGCACGGGGGATCTCAGTCTCCCGGTCACCGTGCAGTTTGCTTTCGGGGGCGTCGCCGTGATGGGGGTAGATTATGAGGCGATCAATGACAATCTGACCCTCTCCGCCGGCGACAACATCTCTAACTTCGCCGTCAAACCGATCGATGATGTTCTCTTCGAAGGCACGGAATCCGTGATTATTACCCTCCTACCGGGTGCAGGGTATGCCATCGATCCGCTCGCCGGGGTGGTGCTCCTTGATCTGCTGGATAACGACTCGGCCACCGACCTCGATCCGCTCTACCGTGTAAACGCCGGCGGCAACGCCGAGAGCGACGAGGTGCTCGTGTGGGATCGCGATACAAAAAACAAGCCCTCCGATTACGTCAATGCGGGCACTGGGGATAACGCGACGAATCGGTACACCTTCAATGGGGTGAACAACACCTCCGCGCCTACCGGTTTGTTCGGCTCGCGCCGTTGGGACCCTGCCGGCAGCGCCGAAATGCAGTGGGACTTCTCGGTGTCGCTGGCCGGCCTGTACGACATCCGCCTCTACTTCGCCGAAACGGACAACGCGACGGATGCCCCGGGCGACCGCATCTTCGATGTGTCCATCGAGGGCGCCGTCGTCCTGGATAATTACGATGTCGTGGCCGATGTGGGGATGCAGACGGCGGTCATGCAGCGCTTCGTCGTCAACGTGTCGGACGGGAATATCGACATCGATTTTGGCCACGTATACGATAATCCCTTCGTCAGCGCCATCGAGATCCTTCCGACCGCCGGCACGAGCACGGGCTCTACGTCGGTCGGCGATCGGCCGGCGATCAACCGTTCGTTTGCGCAGGTGATCGGAGAAGATTGGAGCCTGGTGGGCGTCCCCATCGCGGTGAATGCCATCGGGATGCCGGTGCCGCAGGAACAGCAGCAGGCGCTGGCCTATGAAGGGGCCTCGTATCTGGACGTGCGCACGCTCGTCGCCGGCCGGGGCTACTGGATGCGGGCCGAGACCGACCTCGTTCGTGCGTTTGATGGGTTGCGGATGGATTCGGTGGCTGTAGCCGTCGAGGCCGGCTGGAATCTCATCGCCGGTCCCTCATGTTCGGTCGACATCGACGCTATCGATGGCGGCGACGTGCTCGTCCCGGAAACGCTGTATGCCTACAGCGCGGACCGGGGCTACCACGCCATGCGCCGGCTCGAGCAAGGTGTCGGCTACTGGGTCATGGCCCGTGCTGATGGGGAGTTGCATATGGTTTGCCACGCCCTCGCGACGACCATCGAACCCGTGGAGGCCGACGCCGCGCTGGAGTCGTTCGGGCAACTGCGCCTGAGTGATGCCAACGGGGCCAGCCAACTGTTGTTTTTTGGGGGTGAGATGGACGACGCGGCGCAATTGCGGCACGCCCTGCCGCCAAAGCCGCCGGCCGATATGTTCGATGCGCGGTTCTCGAATCAGGGCGGGTTGTCTGAGGCGACCAGCGCCATCATCGAACTCCGGAGTAGCGCCTTCCCGATCCAGCTGGATCTGGATCGCTTGCCGCGTGTCGCCGGCGGAGAGTATGTCGTCACCCTGCTCAAGGGCGGTCGTGAGGTGGAAGATATCCACGTCTCCGCGGGCGAGCCTGTTCTGATC